DNA from Evansella sp. LMS18:
AAAACCCGTCTTTTTCATTGTTGTTCCCAGAATGAGAAATAGAAAAAAGAAAAAAGAGAATTTAGCAGGGAAATGTGTTTTTTTATGGAATGTAATATACACGTAATTATTTATCATAAGCATAGTTCATATAACATAAAGAATTTTCGACAAAGACAGGGGAGTCTTGTTGATACTAATCGAATCATATCGAAAAACGAAGCATTTCGTATTATTCATCAGTTAATCAATGGTAATCTTTAATAAATCTAAAAAATTAAAGGAAAAGACTCTCCATTGTCGAATATAAGTGGTACAATGAAATAAATTAGTGATTGGGAGGAACGATTTGTGAAAAATGTGAGAGTATGTGTGGCAGACGATAACCGTGAACTGGTCATGCTTTTAGAGGACTATATTAATTCACAGGATGATATGGATGTTGTAGGAAAAGCTTTCAATGGACAGGAATGTATTGAGTTAGTTGAAGATGCAGAACCGGATGTTCTCATTCTTGATATTATAATGCCTCATTTAGACGGTCTCGCTGTGCTGGAAAAACTTAATCAGCGGCAATTAGCTAAACGTCCTAACATAATTATGCTCACTGCGTTTGGACAGGAAGACGTGACAAAGAAAGCTGTGGAACTTGGCGCAGCATACTATGTTCTGAAACCTTTCGATATGGATACATTGATGAACAAAATACGTGATGTCAGCGGAAATGCCCCTGCTTATGTACAGTCCGCATCCTCATTATCCAGCAGCAGGAAAGAAAATAAACCAATGAACCTGGACGCAAGTATTACAAGCATCATCCATGAGATCGGTGTTCCGGCGCATATTAAAGGTTACATGTACTTAAGAGAAGCAATCACTATGGTTTATAATGATATTGAACTCCTTGGTTCGATTACTAAAGTTCTTTACCCGGATATTGCGAAGAAGTTTAATACGACAGCCAGCAGGGTGGAACGGGCAATTCGCCACGCAATCGAGGTTGCATGGAGCAGAGGGAACATTGAATCCATCTCAAAGATGTTTGGCTATACGGTCAACGTTTCAAAAGCAAAGCCTACGAATTCGGAGTTTATCGCGATGGTCGCTGACAAGCTGAGAATCGAGCATAAGGTTAGCTGATAAAATTTTTCTTTTATCCGGAAAGGCGAACGAAGAGTTTGCTGATTTGTAAAAGGGTAATTTGGAATTGTCCCCGGGGAGTAAGTCCTTGAGCGAACCACCCACAAAAGTTTAAAGAGTTTCTTTTATAACGGACTCATTTGAATTTGGAAACTTCAGCCTCATACATTAAAATGTGTGAGGCTGTTTTTATGTTTCCTATAACATTGATAGGGAAATTTGATTTTTTATTATGCATGGAACGTTTTCTGACCATACTACTACTAGGACTTACTATGAGAGGAGGGAAGGCGTTGGGTTCAGAAGTAATTTCAGGCACAGCATATTATGGGCCGATTACAAAGCAGCTGCTTCATACGGTTCCTCCAGGTGCAATTATTATAATTGAACATGAAGATATTGATATTACAGCAGCACAGGATATGCTGAGAAAAAAAGTGAAATCAGTTATTAATACAAAAACTTCGGTTACCGGAAAACTTACCCGTTCAGGTGTTTCATGTCTTCTGGATGCAGGTGTATCAGTTTTTGATACAGTAAATCATTTTGTGCCGGAAGAGCATAAAACAGAAATAAAAATCAAAGGTACAGCAATAAGGCAAAAACAAGGAGAAGAATGGAGGTTAACAGGCAGAGTAAAAAAATATACTCAGGATGAATTGGCAGAAAGGCTCCAAAGAGGAAAAAGTAAATTCCACGAATTATACGCCTGTTTTGCGGAAAACAGTTTTAACTACGCCCGAAAAGAGATTGATCTTTTTCTCTCAGCAGTTAAGCAGCTGCCAAAATTAGAAGAAGCAGACGCAGCTTGTGTTTTTATCGTTGGAAGAGGAAAAGACGTGGAAAACGATATACATTATCTGCTCCCTTGCATTAATAAAAAGGACGCAGTTATTTTTGCCATAGACGGAGCCTCTGAAATCCTGTACAGGAATGGCATTAAACCAGATTATATTATAGGGGATATGGATTCGGTACCGGAAGAAAGCTGGCGTTATACAGGTAAATTCATCGCCCACTCCTATATGAATGGACACAGTCCAGGCAAGGAAAGGCTCGAGAAGCTTTCAATAGATTCCCTGGCGATACCCTTTCCGGGGCTGAGTGAAGATTTGGCGGTTATGCTCGCCTTTGTCTCTGATGCGGAGCATATAATTTTGCTCGGATGTAAAAGCTCTGCAGTTGAAATGGCGGAAAAAGGTAGGAAAGGGATGGGTTCCACCATTCTTACAAGGATGTATGCAGGGGATAAATTATCTGAATGGAAAAGCTTAAGCAGCTGGATGAAAGATATGCCTATGTACTCTGAAAGATGGAATATTTCACATACTGGCTTATTAAAGGAGTATATAAAAAATGATAACAGCAGACATAATCATTCCGGCATATAATGAAGCGGACAGGCTATATGAAACATTGAACAGCCTCAGGGAGGAAAAATGGGTTAACCGAATTGTGGTTGTAAACGACGGAAGCACTGACGAAACAGCGGAAATAGCCGGGAAAAAAGCGGATCTTGTGCACTCTCTTCCTGATAATAAAGGGAAATCTGCTGCAGTTTTTACAGGTCTGAAAATTATAGAAGGGGAATGGGTCGTTCTCCTTGATGCGGATTTAGGTGCTACTGCCAGGGAAGCAGAAAAGCTGCTCTTTCCTTTGATGGATAAAAAAGCTGATATGACTTCTGCTGTGTTTCCTCCCGCCAGTAAAAGTGGATTTGGAATGGTTAAAAAGAGGGCCGTTAACATTATACGGAAACATACTGGTATACAGCTGTATGCTCCTTTATCCGGACAGAGGGCTTTCCACCGTAACTGGATCCCGTATATCTTATCAGGGAATGGGCGAGGGTATGGGCTGGAAATTTATCTGAACTTACTTTTTCTGAAACATGGAGGAGTTATAAAAGAAGTAAATACCTTGATGAACCACCGTGCGACAGGAAAGGATTTCAGGGGAATTTGCCACAGGGCAAGGCAGTGGCTTGAAATGGAGCTGACCACATGGAATTATTAATCATCCCGCTGGTAATACTCGCTTTAATTCATTTTTTCAGCCGTCTTTTTGTAAGGAAAGGCTGGACGGTAAATAATTATACAGGGCTGAAGACCCCATACAGCATCGGGACAGTCCTTTTTGCTGTGGTCACCCTTGATGCCCTGTTCTACCGTATGTTCCCGGTTGGCCCCTGGGAGTATTATTACCTTTCTTTCGTCTGGATCCTCGGTCTGATTGATGACAGATTCGGCAAACCCCAGCCGAAAGGAATAAGAGGCCATTTCCGGCTGTTTCTCGAAAAAAAAGAAGTTTCTACGGGACTTATTAAGGCAGTGGGTGTCGCAGCTGCGGCGACTATTTATATGTTATTTAGCTTCGAGGGGGGCATGTATTTTGGACTCGCTGCACTAATGCTCCTTATTCTCTTTCCCCATTCAATGAATCTTTTCGATACTAAACCATTAAGGGTCTGGAAGATTTTATCTCTGCTAATTTTCTGGCCAGTATTTACAAATGCTGGACTGATAACAGCAGCGTGTTTAGCACTGGTAATTATCATGCTTGGAAGTGCAGAATCCCGAATACAGGGAATGCTAGGGGATAACGGAGCGATGCTGGCGGGAGCATTAGGCGCAATCCTTTTGCTTCATTATGCTGGTAGTTTATATATCCTGGCTGTAACTGTGTTTACTGTAATTGTCACCTTTCTGGCTGAAAGAATATCATTACAGGCATGGGTGGAAGCAACACCGGGGATAAAGCTCCTGGATCAGTTTGGAAGATTAAAATAAAAAGCTGTCCCGCGCAAGGCGGAACAGCTGAAGTTATCCTTCTGTTTTCTGGAAACGAGGTGCCACTTTCCCATTCTTTCTGTCTCTGTACAAAACAAACCCTCCGATAAACCAAATCCCTAAAACAAGCGCTGCTGCACCTGCAAGGAATTGCAGCCAGAGAATACTGAAAGGCCAGACAAGCTGCTGGAATAGAGTGTCCCTCATAAGTTTAATTCCGTAACCGGCGATAAAACCGGGGATTAAAAGAATCAGTAGTGCTGCAAAACGTTGTATCGTCATAAAAAAATCCCTTTCTATTTTTCCTTAATTAAAAACAACAGTTATACTTATATTTTACTTAATCCTGTGCGGCAGGGCAAATGAATTATTTTCTCTTCCTTTATCCCGATGCAACCGTCCGGATGCAACCGTCCGGGGTACAGGGTGAGAATTTCTTTATGGCCAGTATTCCTGTATAGTGTAAGTAGAATTATACAGAAATAACAGGCAGTTTTTTATCTGCCGAAACGCCGGGAGGGATAAGGGTGAAAAGGGTAATGCTCGTCGGGGCTGGGACAGGGGGTTCTGCGCTTTTTGATGTTTTTATAGAAACGGAGCAATTTCGTGTATGCGGAATAGTGGATAAAAACGAACAGGCTCCCGGAATACTTAAGGCAAAGAAAATGAACATCCCTGTATTTTCGTCCTGGAAGGAAGCATATGAAAGATTATCTCCTTTGGACGTTGTCATCGAGGTGACGGGGGATACGAGTTTGCTGAATGAATTGAGGAACTTTTTGATAAATGACCCTGCCACGGTTATTCCAAGCTCTGTAGCTTCTGTCATGTTTTATTTGATGGAAGAAAAAGAGCTTCTCCTTGATGAAGTTAAAGAACATAACACAATTATGGATGTTATATTGGATTCCACACATGATGGAATGATAGCTATAGATCTTGAAAGGAGAATTACATTAATAAACCGTTCTGCTGAAAAGATGTCCGGCTTGAAACGGAAAGATGTCCTGGGTAAAAGAATTGAAGAATTCATGCCTACGAGCAAACTTCCGAGAGTCCTTAAAACCGGGAAAACAGAAACAAACAGGCGGCAGGTAATCGGGGAGAACAGGCAGATAATCACCACCCGTGTTCCTATGTTTCAGGGCAACAGGCTTATAGGGGCACTTGGTGTTTTCAAGGATGTTACTGAGATCTTTCATATGGCGGAAGAGGTAACCAATTTAAAGAGCATAAGGCAAATGCTGGAGGCGATAATAAATTCCTCGGATGATGCTATATCTGTAGTGGATGAAGAGGGAAAAGGCCTGCTGATTAACCCTGCTTATACAAGGCTGACCGGTCTCGAAAAGGAGGAAGTAATCGGCAAACCAGCATACACTGATATTTCCGAAGGGGAAAGCATGCATATGCGCGTTCTGAAGACTGGGAATGCCGTCAGGGGTGCGAAAATGAAAGTGGGCCCAAACCGAAAAGATGTTGCAGTAAATGTCGCCCCTGTCATTGTCGATGGAAAGATCAAAGGAAGTGTTGGCGTTATACATGATATGTCAGAGATTGAAACGCTGACTGACGAATTGGAAAAGGCTAAACAGATCATCAGGACTCTGGAAGCTAAATATACCTTTGATGATATTATCGGCAACTCTGAGGAACTGCAGGTTGCGATTCAGCAGGCAAAGGTAGCAGCAGCTACTCCGGCGACTATTCTGCTTCAGGGAGAGTCAGGAACAGGAAAAGAGCTTTTTGCTCATGCAATACATAACGCAAGCAGCAGAAAATTTAATAAGTTCATCCGGGTTAACTGTGCTGCGATTTCTGAAACCCTGCTTGAAAGTGAATTGTTCGGCTATGAAGAGGGGGCTTTTTCCGGAGCAAAAAAAGGCGGGAAGAAAGGTCTTTTTGAAGAAGCTGACCGGGGAAGTATCTTTCTCGATGAAATAGGGGAGATAACTCCGCAAATACAGGCCAAGCTGTTGAGAGTTCTGCAGGAACAGGAAATCGTCAGAGTCGGCGGCACGAAACCGGTTGCTATAGATGTAAGGGTTATTGCCGCCACCAACGTAAATATGGAAAAGAGACTCGAATCAGGGGAATTTCGGGCTGATTTGTTTTACAGGCTGAACAGGATGCCAATCTATATACCGCCATTACGAACCAGAGCGGAGGATATACCGCAGCTCTGTGACCACCTGCTTTTGAAACTGAATCAGGAATATGGCAGGAACGTGAAGGGCGCCGATAAGGAAGCAATCAGAATGCTGCAGGATTATCACTGGCCTGGGAACGTAAGAGAATTGGAAAATATCATAGGACGAGCGATGATACATATGCATTACCTTGAACAATTTATAACCGGGGCTCACCTGCCGCAGCTGAATAGCAGCAAAACTAAAGGGGATGGAGAATGGACCGGTGAAAATGCAGCAGGAAGGATGAGGCAGGAAGGAGAAACTCTGCAGAAGGTATTAGAAGAAACTGAAAGACAGACCATATTAGAAGCACTTCTTGAGCATAATGGTAATAAAACAAAAACAGCACAGGCTCTCGGACTCTCATTACGAAGTCTTTATTATAAAATTGAGAAATTAAGCATTGATATTGGAAACTAAGATTGAAAAGAGAGGGTTTCCACCTTTCGTTTCCAAACATCTGATAGTGTGCAATGGGTTGCATGCAACACATTGCGCACTATGAAAAGAATTGCACACTATATTTTGATAAAATAGAGATTTTGTAAACGTTTTCCCGTTTTTTAAAGTTGGCATGCAACTTGCATGTATTATATAAGCGTGACGGCAATGAAGTGGAAGGTGAGATAAATACATGACATATGAAGAACTGATACGTTCAATTCAGGAGGCATCTGAGAAGAAAACAATCGCAGTAGCCCATGCTGATGACATATCTTTGTTTCAGGCAGCAAAAGAAGCTATAGATCTCCAGCTTGCCTCATTTATTTTTACAGGTCCTGCAGAAAAAATGGAAATACTTGCTGAGGAAGCAGGTTTGACCAGCAGGCAAAGAGAAAAAATCGAGCTGGTGGATACCTCTGTCCCTAAGGAATCCGCAATAAAAGCTGTAGAACTAATAAATAAAGGAAAAGCGCACGTACTAATGAAAGGTATGCTTTCAACTTCTGTACTCCTGAAAGCGGTCCTGAATAAGGAAGCAGGACTGAGGACAGGCAAAATTCTCTCCCATACGGCTGGTTTTTCACTTCCGGGAAGAGATAAAATGCTTTTTATAACAGATGCGGCGATGAATATTAACCCAGATTTGAACGAGAAAGCTCAAATCATTCGGAATACAGTTGAAGCAGTAAAAGGGCTGGGAGTAGAAAATCCTCGAGTTGCAGCTATTGCAGCGGTAGAAACCGTTAATCCTGCGATGGAAGCGACAATCCATGCCGCCGCACTGACTCAGATGAATAAACGGGGCCAGATAACCGGATGTGTTGTGGACGGTCCGCTCGGTTTTGATAATGCCGTATCTGAGGAGGCTGCATTGCAAAAAGGAATTGACTCTGCAGTTGCCGGGAAGGCTGATATTTTGCTTGTGCCGGACATTGAAACAGGCAATGTGCT
Protein-coding regions in this window:
- the spo0A gene encoding sporulation transcription factor Spo0A; the encoded protein is MKNVRVCVADDNRELVMLLEDYINSQDDMDVVGKAFNGQECIELVEDAEPDVLILDIIMPHLDGLAVLEKLNQRQLAKRPNIIMLTAFGQEDVTKKAVELGAAYYVLKPFDMDTLMNKIRDVSGNAPAYVQSASSLSSSRKENKPMNLDASITSIIHEIGVPAHIKGYMYLREAITMVYNDIELLGSITKVLYPDIAKKFNTTASRVERAIRHAIEVAWSRGNIESISKMFGYTVNVSKAKPTNSEFIAMVADKLRIEHKVS
- a CDS encoding glycosyltransferase family 2 protein, with translation MITADIIIPAYNEADRLYETLNSLREEKWVNRIVVVNDGSTDETAEIAGKKADLVHSLPDNKGKSAAVFTGLKIIEGEWVVLLDADLGATAREAEKLLFPLMDKKADMTSAVFPPASKSGFGMVKKRAVNIIRKHTGIQLYAPLSGQRAFHRNWIPYILSGNGRGYGLEIYLNLLFLKHGGVIKEVNTLMNHRATGKDFRGICHRARQWLEMELTTWNY
- a CDS encoding sigma-54-dependent Fis family transcriptional regulator, producing MKRVMLVGAGTGGSALFDVFIETEQFRVCGIVDKNEQAPGILKAKKMNIPVFSSWKEAYERLSPLDVVIEVTGDTSLLNELRNFLINDPATVIPSSVASVMFYLMEEKELLLDEVKEHNTIMDVILDSTHDGMIAIDLERRITLINRSAEKMSGLKRKDVLGKRIEEFMPTSKLPRVLKTGKTETNRRQVIGENRQIITTRVPMFQGNRLIGALGVFKDVTEIFHMAEEVTNLKSIRQMLEAIINSSDDAISVVDEEGKGLLINPAYTRLTGLEKEEVIGKPAYTDISEGESMHMRVLKTGNAVRGAKMKVGPNRKDVAVNVAPVIVDGKIKGSVGVIHDMSEIETLTDELEKAKQIIRTLEAKYTFDDIIGNSEELQVAIQQAKVAAATPATILLQGESGTGKELFAHAIHNASSRKFNKFIRVNCAAISETLLESELFGYEEGAFSGAKKGGKKGLFEEADRGSIFLDEIGEITPQIQAKLLRVLQEQEIVRVGGTKPVAIDVRVIAATNVNMEKRLESGEFRADLFYRLNRMPIYIPPLRTRAEDIPQLCDHLLLKLNQEYGRNVKGADKEAIRMLQDYHWPGNVRELENIIGRAMIHMHYLEQFITGAHLPQLNSSKTKGDGEWTGENAAGRMRQEGETLQKVLEETERQTILEALLEHNGNKTKTAQALGLSLRSLYYKIEKLSIDIGN
- a CDS encoding bifunctional enoyl-CoA hydratase/phosphate acetyltransferase, which encodes MTYEELIRSIQEASEKKTIAVAHADDISLFQAAKEAIDLQLASFIFTGPAEKMEILAEEAGLTSRQREKIELVDTSVPKESAIKAVELINKGKAHVLMKGMLSTSVLLKAVLNKEAGLRTGKILSHTAGFSLPGRDKMLFITDAAMNINPDLNEKAQIIRNTVEAVKGLGVENPRVAAIAAVETVNPAMEATIHAAALTQMNKRGQITGCVVDGPLGFDNAVSEEAALQKGIDSAVAGKADILLVPDIETGNVLYKSLTYFGNAVVGGIITGAKAPVILTSRADSVNSKLFSIAMGTGSSSVH
- a CDS encoding DUF2627 domain-containing protein; protein product: MQRFAALLILLIPGFIAGYGIKLMRDTLFQQLVWPFSILWLQFLAGAAALVLGIWFIGGFVLYRDRKNGKVAPRFQKTEG
- the steA gene encoding putative cytokinetic ring protein SteA; the protein is MGSEVISGTAYYGPITKQLLHTVPPGAIIIIEHEDIDITAAQDMLRKKVKSVINTKTSVTGKLTRSGVSCLLDAGVSVFDTVNHFVPEEHKTEIKIKGTAIRQKQGEEWRLTGRVKKYTQDELAERLQRGKSKFHELYACFAENSFNYARKEIDLFLSAVKQLPKLEEADAACVFIVGRGKDVENDIHYLLPCINKKDAVIFAIDGASEILYRNGIKPDYIIGDMDSVPEESWRYTGKFIAHSYMNGHSPGKERLEKLSIDSLAIPFPGLSEDLAVMLAFVSDAEHIILLGCKSSAVEMAEKGRKGMGSTILTRMYAGDKLSEWKSLSSWMKDMPMYSERWNISHTGLLKEYIKNDNSRHNHSGI